Within Aliivibrio fischeri, the genomic segment GAGACAGACATTAAATGTCCAACATGTGGTCGCAATATGGGTATCCGTACTGCATCTACAGGTGTTTTCCTTGGCTGTTCAGGTTATGCATTGCCACCAAAAGAGCGTTGTAAAACAACCATTAACTTAGGAAGTGAAGAGGGCATTGTAAATGTTCTTGAAGAAGACGTAGAAACTGCAGCATTACGTGCGAAGAAACGTTGTCCTAAGTGTGAAACGGCGATGGATCCTTATCTAATTGACCAAGAGCGTAAGATTCACGTTTGTGGTAATAACCCGAACTGTGAAGGTTATGTGGTTGAAAAGGGTGAATTCCAACTTAAAGGATACGATGGTCCTGTTGTTGAATGTGACAAGTGTGGTTCTGATATGGAACTGAAAAACGGTCGCTTTGGCAAATACATGGACTGTACGAGTGAAACATGTAAAAACACTCGTAAGATCTTAAAGAATGGTGAAGTTGCTCCACCAAAAGAAGATCCTGTACATCTACCAGAATTAGTATGTGAAAAATCAGATGCTTATTTTGTATTGCGTGATGGTGCGTCAGGTCTATTCTTAGCTGCGAGCACTTTCCCTAAATCACGTGAAACACGTGCACCATTAGTGGAAGAGTTAGTTCGATTTAAGGATCGTTTGTCGCCTAAGTTCTTATACTTAACAGAAGCGCCAACACATGACCCTGATGGTAAACCTGCGGTAGTTCGTTTTAGTCGTAAAACAAAAGAGAACTATGTTCGTTCAGAAGTGGATGGCAAGCCAACAGGTTGGACTGGTTTATATATTGATGGAAAGTGGGCTATTACCGATAAGCGTAAGAAGCCAAAAGCTGAAAAATAATCAATAATAAAATATCAAATGAAAGAGCTGCAGAAATGCGGCTCTTTTTTTACGTAATATTTGTCACAAATAGTCATATTTTTAATTATTTCAAAATAATCTTTGATCTAACACGTTATACCGAATAGCAGTAAAAGTAGATAATCGATGGAATTCAACATTTATTGTTCTATGGAAGTCGGAAACGTTATGCGTCAATACATGAAGTATTTAATCCCAACAATTATTCCTCTCATCATTTTATTGATGCCTTTGTCAGCCTTTCCATTTGAAGGCATGACCATAATCCAACAGCGTGTTATTGCTATATTTTTATTAGCAGCGCTATGTTGGGTATTTGAACCGATCCCAATTTATGCCACTTCGGTTGTGATCATCGTTTTAGAATTATTAATGGTATCAAATAAAGGTTTTTTCTTATTTAAGATGAACCAAGATTCACCTCAATTTGGTGAGTTGTTGAATTACAGCGACATCATGGCGACGTTTGCAAGCCCAATCATTATGCTGTTTTTAGGTGGTTTCTTTCTCGCAATGGCGGCAACGAAATACCGTTTAGACGTTAACTTAGCACGTGTATTACTAAAGCCGTTTGGCAGTGATCCTAAATTCGTAATGTTAGGCTTAATGCTGATCACTGGTATTTTCTCAATGTTCATGTCAAATACGGCGACAACGGCGATGATGCTATCTATCTTAACACCTGTTATTGCTGTATTTGGTCCTAAAGATCCAGGTCGTGTTGCTTTTGCCTTGTGTATTCCTATTGCAGCGAACATTGGTGGTATTGGTACACCAATTGGTACTCCTCCTAATGCAATCGCACTTAAATATTTAGTAGGTGATAATTTAATTACGTTTGGTGAATGGATGGTCTTTGGTGTGCCATTTGTTATTGTGATGATGGCGTTAGCATGGTTTTTAATTAACTATTTGTATCCTGCTAAACAAACATCCATGAACTTAAATATTAAAGGCAAATTCTTAAAAACGCCGAAAGCCATTACGGTTTATATCACGTTTGCAGGGACGATTTTGTTATGGTTGATGGGATCAAGCCATGGCATGAATTCGTATACAGTTGCTTTAATTCCTGTAGCCATATTTTCTATTACAGGGATCATAAACAAAGAAGATCTTAAGAAGATCTCATGGGATGTGTTATGGCTAGTTTCTGGTGGTATCGCTCTAGGGCTTGCATTAGATAAAACGGGGTTAGCGAAACTGGTTGTTCATAGTATTCCTTTTGACTCTTATTCTCCTTATGTTGTGCTATTTGGTGCTGCGTTCTTGTGTTTATTAATGGCAAACTTTATGTCGCACACTGCAACAGCAAACTTATTAATGCCAATTATGGCAGCTCTTGGTACTTCAATGAGCTCGTTAACTCCGCTCGGTGGCGAACTTACGCTAATCTTAATTGTGACTTTTGCTGCATCTTTAGGTATGTCTTTACCTATCAGTACACCACCTAATGCGTTAGCTCACGCAACAGGAAATGTAGAAAGCAGTCAAATGGCGAAAACCGGTGTTATTTTAGGGATTGTCGGGGTTTTATTAAGTTTTGTTATGGTGTGGGTTCTTCATTCAGTAGGTCATATTGGATAGTTTATGAATCAAGAAAAATTACAGCGATTAATTGGAGCGTATTTTTCTCAACCTGAGCGTCGGGTGACGCTTCCTGCTGGTGAAACACTACTTGAGCAAGGAGAAGATAATGATCGTTTGTATTATGTCTGCTCTGGTGAACTTGAAGGGTTTTATCAAGAAGAACATAGCGAAGCGCAAGTCAAAGTATTCAGTGCAGGAGAAGGGGCATTCATTGGCGTTCACAGTTTTTTCTCTGAAACCTTAATTGCGTCGTCGACGGTTATTACTAAAACAGAAACTGAATTAGGGTGGATTGACTCTAAAACAACGGCCATTGATTTGGATAGATATGGTCCTTTAACAGCGCAATTTACTCCAATTATTGTTAATGAGCTTTCACGTCGCCAGCGACGAGCAATGCATGAATCTATAGAAAAAGAGAAAGCGTTACAAAAGTTATATACCGCAGAGCAAATGACAACGTTAGGGCAACTTGCCGCAGGTATTGCTCATGAGTTGAATAATGCTGTTGGGGTATTGAGTAGTAAAACCGAAAGACTTCAAAGTATTATTTTAGAACTACTCGAAGAGATTCATCCCGAAGCGAGCAGTTTTGTTGACCAAGGTTTAATGTTTGGACAAAACATCAGTTCAGCGGAGGTGAGAAAACGCGGACGTGAATTGGAAGTGACTTATGGTATTGAAAGAGATACTGCAAGAGAACTCGCTCGTGCGGTTCCTGAAGGAGAACTTTCAAAGTATTGGTTAAAAAGCCCAGAGCAAGCGGTGCGGTATTGGAATATAGGACGAGACCTTCACGATATGCGTCTTGCTGCAAGGCACTCGGTTGGGATTGTTCGTTCCGTTAAGCAACTAGGACGCACTGATATTGATACCGATGAAGTCTTAGACGTTAACGACAGCATAAATAAAGCTCTTGTGTTATTGCAAAGTGATTTACGACGAGTATCGGTTCATTTAAGTCCTGCAGCAATGCCTATGGTAAGAGCATCGGCTACTGAGCTCGTCCAAATTTGGGCAAACATAATTAAGAATGCCAGTGATGCCATGAAGCATACACAGGAACCGGAAATTGAAATATCAACTCGGGTATCGAATCGATTTGTTTTGGTTACGATTGCTAATAATGGCCCTGAGATTGATGAAGCGACAAGAAGAAAAATTTTCAGACCAAACTTTACCACTAAAAAAGGTGGGCTTTCGTTTGGCTTAGGGCTTGGTTTGGCTATAGTTAAACGAATTATCAGTGGGTATGGTGGTTCGATAGCGGTGAAAAGTAACCAAGAGAAAACCATTTTTAGAATTAAACTACCTGTCGAGGACAGTCATGGAAAAACTTAATCTGATTTGTGTGGACGACCAAAGAGAAGTTCTGAGTGCCGTTTTACAAGATTTGGCACCACTTAAAACTTGGGTGAATATTGAAGAGTGCGAGTCTGCGGATGAAGCATTAGATCTATTGGATGAATTAGATAGTGAAGGCGGCTATATCGCTCTTGTGATTTCTGACCATATTATGCCGGGTAAAAATGGTGTTGAGTTATTAACGGATGTATCTCATGACTACCGTTTTTTGAGAACCAAAAAAGTATTATTAACTGGGCAAGCGACTCATCAAGATACTATTACTGCGATTAATCGAGCACGTATTGAAAGTTATATTGAAAAACCGTGGAATGCGAGTGAATTACTAGCACTCGCTACAAGACTTATCACTGAATACATTTTTGATAAAGGGTTGGAATATACGGATTATCAAGAACATTTAGATCAACAAGTCGTGCTAGATAGATTACGATAGGTCAGTTAGCTAAGCATCTCACTACAGTGAGTAGGAGATGCTTAAGTCAGTTAATTGGTAATGAGTTCATTACCCGATGCTTCGCCTTTTAAGAAAGCATCAATATTTCCTAGTGTTGTTGAAGCAATATTGTCTAGCGCTTCTTCAGTTAGAAATGCTTGATGCCCTGTGAATAGTACGTTGTGGCAAGCAGATAAGCGACGGAAAACATCATCTTTAATAATGTCATTTGATTTGTCTTGGAAGAAAAGCTCTTTTTCGTGATCGTAAACATCTAAACCAAGTGAGCCAATTTGCCCAGCTTTTAATGCCTCAATTGCACTAGCTGAATTAAGCAATCCACCACGGCTTGTGTTAATGATCATTACTCCATCTTTCATTTTAGAAAATGAATCTGTATCTAGAAGATGGGTATTCTCAGGTGTTAATGGACAGTGCAGAGTGATCACATCTGATTGAGAAAATATTTCGTCAAGAGTTGTGTATTTCACACCCATATCTATGGCGACTTGGCTTGGGTATGGGTCAAAGCACAATATATTCATTCCCAATCCTTTTAGAATACGCATGGTTGCTAGGCCAATTTTACCTGAGCCAATCACCCCAACGGTTTTACCGAAAAAGTTAAATCCAGTAAGGCCTTCTAGAGAGAAGTTAGCATCACGAGTACGTTGATACGCCTTGTGGAAGCGACGGTTTAAACACATCATCATACCAACGGCATGCTCAGCAATAGCCTCTGGAGAATAGGCA encodes:
- a CDS encoding SLC13 family permease encodes the protein MRQYMKYLIPTIIPLIILLMPLSAFPFEGMTIIQQRVIAIFLLAALCWVFEPIPIYATSVVIIVLELLMVSNKGFFLFKMNQDSPQFGELLNYSDIMATFASPIIMLFLGGFFLAMAATKYRLDVNLARVLLKPFGSDPKFVMLGLMLITGIFSMFMSNTATTAMMLSILTPVIAVFGPKDPGRVAFALCIPIAANIGGIGTPIGTPPNAIALKYLVGDNLITFGEWMVFGVPFVIVMMALAWFLINYLYPAKQTSMNLNIKGKFLKTPKAITVYITFAGTILLWLMGSSHGMNSYTVALIPVAIFSITGIINKEDLKKISWDVLWLVSGGIALGLALDKTGLAKLVVHSIPFDSYSPYVVLFGAAFLCLLMANFMSHTATANLLMPIMAALGTSMSSLTPLGGELTLILIVTFAASLGMSLPISTPPNALAHATGNVESSQMAKTGVILGIVGVLLSFVMVWVLHSVGHIG
- a CDS encoding ATP-binding protein; the protein is MNQEKLQRLIGAYFSQPERRVTLPAGETLLEQGEDNDRLYYVCSGELEGFYQEEHSEAQVKVFSAGEGAFIGVHSFFSETLIASSTVITKTETELGWIDSKTTAIDLDRYGPLTAQFTPIIVNELSRRQRRAMHESIEKEKALQKLYTAEQMTTLGQLAAGIAHELNNAVGVLSSKTERLQSIILELLEEIHPEASSFVDQGLMFGQNISSAEVRKRGRELEVTYGIERDTARELARAVPEGELSKYWLKSPEQAVRYWNIGRDLHDMRLAARHSVGIVRSVKQLGRTDIDTDEVLDVNDSINKALVLLQSDLRRVSVHLSPAAMPMVRASATELVQIWANIIKNASDAMKHTQEPEIEISTRVSNRFVLVTIANNGPEIDEATRRKIFRPNFTTKKGGLSFGLGLGLAIVKRIISGYGGSIAVKSNQEKTIFRIKLPVEDSHGKT
- a CDS encoding response regulator, whose protein sequence is MEKLNLICVDDQREVLSAVLQDLAPLKTWVNIEECESADEALDLLDELDSEGGYIALVISDHIMPGKNGVELLTDVSHDYRFLRTKKVLLTGQATHQDTITAINRARIESYIEKPWNASELLALATRLITEYIFDKGLEYTDYQEHLDQQVVLDRLR
- a CDS encoding 2-hydroxyacid dehydrogenase; the encoded protein is MKIAMFSTKSYDETSFNSINQNYQFECQFFNFQLTESTAPIANGADVVCAFVNDDLSAPVLEILAKQGTKLIAMRCAGFDRVDLEAAKKLGMQVVRVPAYSPEAIAEHAVGMMMCLNRRFHKAYQRTRDANFSLEGLTGFNFFGKTVGVIGSGKIGLATMRILKGLGMNILCFDPYPSQVAIDMGVKYTTLDEIFSQSDVITLHCPLTPENTHLLDTDSFSKMKDGVMIINTSRGGLLNSASAIEALKAGQIGSLGLDVYDHEKELFFQDKSNDIIKDDVFRRLSACHNVLFTGHQAFLTEEALDNIASTTLGNIDAFLKGEASGNELITN